A window of Acidimicrobiia bacterium contains these coding sequences:
- a CDS encoding aldo/keto reductase, translated as MEYRRLGRSGLQVSVLSFGSWVTFGPQLDENLAAECLATAFDAGVNFFDNAESYAGGDSERLMGAAIRKLGWQRHEYVVSTKLFWGLHEVPNMRNTLNRKYLMQAIDGSLERFGLDFVDLLFCHRSDPDTPIEETVWAMSDIVSSGKALYWGTSEWSGAEIAAAHAVAEREHLHRPVMEQPQYNLLWRERVENEYRRLYDEFGMGLTTWSPLASGLLSGKYLDGVPDDSRAALPGYEWLQGVATDPKRNAKVRRFKEVADDLGCTLAQLAIAWCARNPHVSTVITGASRVSQLEDNLGALDVVPQLTADVMQRIDEITYFT; from the coding sequence ATGGAGTATCGCCGGTTGGGGCGTTCGGGGTTGCAGGTATCGGTGCTGTCGTTCGGGTCGTGGGTGACCTTCGGCCCGCAGCTCGACGAGAATCTCGCAGCCGAGTGCCTCGCGACCGCGTTCGACGCGGGCGTGAACTTCTTCGACAACGCCGAGTCCTACGCGGGTGGTGACTCCGAGCGGCTCATGGGCGCCGCGATCCGCAAGCTCGGCTGGCAGCGTCACGAGTACGTCGTGTCGACGAAGCTGTTCTGGGGCCTCCACGAGGTCCCGAACATGCGCAACACGCTGAACCGCAAGTACCTCATGCAGGCGATCGACGGATCGCTCGAGCGGTTCGGTCTCGACTTCGTCGACCTGCTGTTCTGCCACCGCTCCGATCCGGACACGCCGATCGAGGAGACGGTGTGGGCGATGAGCGACATCGTCAGCTCCGGCAAGGCGCTCTACTGGGGGACGTCGGAGTGGTCGGGCGCGGAGATCGCCGCCGCGCACGCCGTCGCCGAGCGCGAGCACCTGCACCGCCCGGTGATGGAGCAGCCGCAGTACAACCTGCTGTGGCGCGAGCGCGTCGAGAACGAGTACCGCCGCCTCTACGACGAGTTCGGGATGGGGCTCACGACGTGGAGCCCGCTGGCGTCCGGCCTGCTGAGCGGCAAGTACCTCGACGGCGTGCCGGACGACAGCCGCGCGGCGCTTCCCGGGTACGAGTGGTTGCAGGGCGTGGCGACCGACCCGAAGCGGAACGCGAAGGTGCGCCGATTCAAGGAGGTCGCGGACGACCTCGGCTGCACGCTGGCACAGCTCGCGATCGCCTGGTGCGCCCGAAACCCCCACGTGTCGACCGTGATCACGGGCGCGAGCCGCGTGTCGCAGCTCGAGGACAACCTCGGCGCGCTGGACGTCGTGCCCCAGCTGACGGCCGACGTCATGCAGCGCATCGACGAGATCACGTACTTCACCTGA
- a CDS encoding glycosyltransferase family 2 protein: MAVTRGRSADAADLIPTRPERDPSWWARHPRAVHATSVLALLTGLVYLAWRVVWTSSGAAPETFVPLLLAEAFGWVSLACYVFDAWRIRPPVRPVLHSSPTVDVFVCTYDEPLAVLHATLAGCRAIAYPHTTWLLDDGRRPEVATLAEQMGARYMARPDNAHAKAGNINHALAHTSGELVLVLDADHVPLPDILDATLGYFEDASIALVQTPHDFYNRDSVQHSKGRRHEQTLFYEVIAPGKDRHDSMFWCGSATVIRRAALAEVGGVLTDTVAEDFHTTIALHARGWRTRYHAETLVQGLAPHDVAAFLLQRDRWARGNLRVFRTRENPVTCRGLRPAQRVSYLGSLLNYFGGLQRFVLLAVLATTLLTGRLPMTATPAGLVFVWLPWTLLAFTATIALARGRLGPADSTHYGLMTMGIFVRAVATLVTSRAGKFRVTPKQGVDQGGVHVLRALALLTTVGTVLVCAVSARIGAWAGVVPLPRLGGLALVVTLLLGAWELAHIGGVLVPLVRRRQLRHSYRFPVELWGRTGDAIARIVDLTPDGFAFEAEGSWTAGDALTLVVKLPDATGAVCDSELHAEVRSVSASPTDVARVGCRITALDDETLDRLVQYCYVVQPMRELRRTDHVRVASPAAAGVGTRAAS; this comes from the coding sequence ATGGCGGTCACCCGGGGCCGATCTGCCGACGCGGCCGACCTCATCCCCACGCGCCCCGAGCGCGACCCGTCCTGGTGGGCACGCCACCCCCGAGCCGTTCACGCGACCTCCGTCCTCGCGCTCCTCACCGGTCTCGTGTACCTCGCCTGGCGGGTCGTCTGGACCTCCAGCGGTGCCGCGCCCGAGACGTTCGTGCCGCTCCTGCTGGCCGAGGCGTTCGGGTGGGTGAGCCTGGCCTGCTACGTGTTCGACGCGTGGCGCATTCGGCCGCCCGTCCGGCCCGTGCTCCACAGCAGCCCGACAGTCGACGTGTTCGTCTGCACGTACGACGAGCCGCTCGCTGTCCTGCACGCGACGCTCGCGGGGTGCCGGGCGATCGCGTATCCGCACACGACGTGGCTGCTCGACGACGGCCGGCGGCCCGAGGTCGCGACGCTCGCGGAGCAGATGGGCGCGCGCTACATGGCCCGGCCGGACAACGCGCACGCCAAGGCCGGGAACATCAACCACGCGCTCGCCCACACGTCCGGTGAGCTCGTGCTCGTCCTCGACGCGGACCACGTACCGCTCCCGGACATCCTCGACGCGACGTTGGGCTACTTCGAGGACGCGTCGATCGCGCTCGTGCAGACGCCGCACGACTTCTACAACCGTGACTCCGTGCAGCACTCGAAGGGCCGCCGCCACGAGCAGACGCTGTTCTACGAGGTGATCGCGCCGGGCAAGGACCGGCACGACTCGATGTTCTGGTGCGGGTCCGCGACCGTCATCCGCCGCGCCGCGCTCGCGGAGGTCGGCGGGGTGCTGACCGACACGGTCGCGGAGGACTTCCACACGACGATCGCGCTCCACGCGCGCGGGTGGCGGACCCGGTACCACGCCGAGACGCTCGTGCAGGGGCTCGCGCCCCACGACGTCGCCGCGTTCCTCCTCCAGCGCGACCGCTGGGCGCGCGGCAACCTTCGCGTCTTCCGCACGCGTGAGAACCCGGTGACCTGCCGGGGGCTGCGACCGGCGCAACGCGTCAGCTACCTCGGGTCGCTGCTCAACTACTTCGGCGGCCTGCAGCGCTTCGTCCTGCTGGCCGTGCTCGCCACGACGCTCCTGACGGGGCGGCTCCCGATGACCGCGACGCCGGCCGGTCTCGTCTTCGTGTGGCTGCCGTGGACCCTGCTCGCGTTCACCGCGACGATCGCGCTCGCGCGCGGCCGGCTCGGTCCTGCGGACAGCACCCACTACGGCTTGATGACGATGGGCATCTTCGTGCGCGCGGTCGCGACGCTCGTGACGTCGCGCGCGGGCAAGTTCCGCGTGACACCGAAGCAGGGTGTGGACCAAGGAGGCGTGCACGTGCTGCGTGCGCTCGCGCTCCTCACGACCGTCGGCACGGTGCTCGTGTGCGCGGTCTCGGCGCGGATCGGCGCGTGGGCGGGCGTCGTGCCTTTGCCGCGCCTGGGTGGTCTCGCGCTCGTCGTCACGTTGCTGCTCGGAGCGTGGGAGCTCGCCCACATCGGCGGGGTGCTCGTCCCGCTCGTCCGCCGCCGTCAGCTCCGCCACAGCTACCGCTTCCCCGTCGAGCTGTGGGGGCGGACGGGCGACGCGATCGCCCGCATCGTCGACCTCACTCCCGACGGGTTCGCGTTCGAGGCCGAGGGCTCGTGGACGGCCGGCGACGCGCTGACGCTCGTCGTCAAGCTGCCCGACGCGACCGGGGCGGTGTGCGACAGCGAGCTCCATGCCGAGGTGCGCTCCGTCTCCGCGTCACCGACCGACGTCGCGCGCGTCGGGTGCCGGATCACCGCGCTCGACGACGAGACGCTCGACCGGCTCGTGCAGTACTGCTACGTCGTGCAGCCGATGCGCGAGCTGCGGCGCACCGACCACGTCCGTGTCGCGTCGCCGGCGGCTGCGGGCGTCGGGACGCGCGCCGCTTCGTAG
- a CDS encoding low affinity iron permease family protein translates to MTQRHVEMPSEVGPRIGWFDRFAGGSAHVASRAPFFAACVLLIVVWAPTVLFLNFDTWQLLINTATTIITFLMVALLQNSQTRNDQATQHKLNAIADGLADLMERMSGDDTSFKREIQELKLAVGLELHESTSGQGADDPAQRGVDNRYRRAAS, encoded by the coding sequence ATGACCCAGCGCCACGTCGAGATGCCGAGCGAGGTCGGGCCGCGGATCGGCTGGTTCGACCGGTTCGCGGGCGGGTCCGCCCACGTAGCGAGCCGCGCGCCGTTCTTCGCGGCGTGCGTGCTGCTGATCGTCGTGTGGGCGCCGACGGTGCTCTTCCTGAACTTCGACACGTGGCAGCTGCTGATCAACACCGCGACCACGATCATCACCTTCCTCATGGTCGCCCTGTTGCAGAACAGCCAGACGCGCAACGACCAGGCGACCCAGCACAAGCTCAACGCGATCGCGGACGGGCTCGCCGACCTCATGGAGCGCATGAGCGGCGACGACACCTCGTTCAAGCGCGAGATCCAGGAGCTGAAGCTCGCGGTCGGGCTCGAGCTGCACGAGAGCACGTCGGGTCAGGGTGCCGACGATCCCGCGCAGCGCGGCGTCGACAACAGATACCGGCGCGCCGCGAGCTGA